In Neovison vison isolate M4711 chromosome 11, ASM_NN_V1, whole genome shotgun sequence, one genomic interval encodes:
- the UTP3 gene encoding something about silencing protein 10 has product MVGRSRRRGAAKWAAVRAQAGPGPEDENEDDSELPPSPGDSSYYQDKVDDFHEARSRAALAKGWGELESEGEEEDGDEEEEVLPLDLADEDDEGGESAGEDADDDGGSSVQSEAEVSVDPSLSWGQRKKLYYDTDYGSKSRRRQSQQEVEEEEREEEEEAQLIQRRLAQALEEDDFGVTWVEAFAKPAPQVDEAETRVVKDLAKVSVKEKLKMLRKESPELLELLEDLKVKLTEVKDELEPLLQLAERGVIPPGKGSQYLRTKYNLYLNYCSNISFYLILKARRVPAHGHPVIERLVTYRNLINKLSVVDQKLSSEIRHLLTFKEDAGRKGLNSRAKSTKARPKSVSETTAAASAVAASSDDSDLDEEAALKFYKEIEDKQKLKRKKEEKSVDEQALEDQNAKRAITYQIAKNRGLTPRRKKIDRNPRVKHREKFRRAKIRRRGQVREVRREEQRYTGELSGIRAGVKKSIKLK; this is encoded by the coding sequence ATGGTGGGGAGATCCCGGCGGCGCGGAGCGGCCAAGTGGGCAGCTGTGCGAGCCCAGGCTGGTCCCGGCCCAGAGGACGAAAATGAAGACGATTCAGAATTGCCCCCCTCGCCTGGGGACTCCAGCTACTACCAAGACAAGGTAGACGATTTCCATGAGGCCCGATCCCGGGCTGCCTTGGCTAAAGGCTGGGGCGAACTGGAGAgcgagggggaggaggaggacggtgatgaggaggaagaggttCTACCCCTAGATCTTGCTGATGAGGACGATGAAGGTGGAGAGAGCGCGGGGGAGGACGCGGATGACGATGGCGGGAGCTCCGTGCAGAGTGAGGCCGAGGTGTCCGTGGATCCCAGTTTGTCGTGGGGTCAGAGGAAAAAACTTTACTATGACACGGACTACGGTTCCAAGTCCCGACGCCGACAGAGTCAACaagaagtggaggaggaggaaagagaggaggaagaggaagcgcAGCTCATTCAGCGGCGCCTCGCGCAAGCCCTGGAGGAGGACGACTTTGGGGTCACCTGGGTCGAGGCCTTTGCAAAACCAGCACCTCAGGTCGATGAGGCCGAGACCCGCGTCGTGAAGGATCTGGCGAAAGTTTCAGTGAAGGAGAAGCTGAAGATGCTGCGGAAGGAGTCACCAGAGCTCTTGGAGCTTCTAGAAGACCTGAAGGTGAAGCTGACTGAAGTGAAGGATGAGCTGGAGCCGCTGCTGCAGCTGGCGGAGCGAGGGGTCATTCCCCCCGGAAAGGGGAGCCAGTACCTGAGGACCAAGTACAACCTCTATTTGAACTACTGCTCCAACATCAGCTTCTATTTGATCCTGAAAGCCAGGAGAGTCCCCGCGCATGGACACCCCGTCATAGAGAGGCTTGTCACCTACCGCAATTTGATCAACAAGCTGTCAGTTGTAGATCAGAAGCTGTCTTCTGAAATCCGTCATCTGCTCACATTTAAAGAGGATGCTGGGAGGAAAGGACTGAATTCGAGAGCAAAATCCACCAAGGCCAGGCCGAAATCCGTTTCCGAGACCACTGCTGCCGCCTCTGCTGTTGCAGCCTCGTCTGATGATTCCGATCTTGATGAAGAAGCTGCGCTGAAATTCTATAAGGAAATAGAAGACAAGCAGAagttgaagagaaagaaagaagaaaagagtgttGACGAACAGGCTCTTGAAGATCAGAATGCGAAGAGAGCCATTACCTATCAGATCGCTAAAAATCGAGGACTTACACCTAGAAGAAAGAAGATCGATCGCAATCCCAGAGTGAAACACCGGGAGAAGTTCAGAAGAGCCAAAATCCGCAGGAGGGGGCAAGTCCGCGAAGTCCGGAGAGAAGAGCAGCGTTACACTGGCGAACTCTCTGGCATTCGTGCGGGAGTTAAAAAGAGCATTAAGCTTAAATAA